A portion of the Bacteroides faecium genome contains these proteins:
- a CDS encoding RNA polymerase sigma-70 factor, with translation MNPVDEKIIIKKLKAGDNEAYKYLYDYHYVALCKLSYYILKDRIQAESIVSDVIFHLWEIRESLELAPPLRNYLIIAVRNKCLNYLALKQQEVEIRFSAMERVGIQLQNIIPDNQQPLGTLLEKELEHKIQEAIQKLPPVCKQVFMMSRFREMSYEEISQELGISVNTVKYHIKSALVVLKRELGTFLCIFLAFYPTLLF, from the coding sequence ATGAATCCAGTTGATGAAAAAATCATAATAAAAAAGCTAAAGGCAGGAGATAATGAGGCGTACAAGTATTTGTATGACTATCATTATGTTGCTCTCTGCAAACTTAGTTATTATATACTGAAAGACAGGATACAAGCAGAAAGTATAGTCAGCGATGTTATTTTTCACCTATGGGAGATCAGGGAGAGTCTGGAGCTTGCTCCTCCCCTGCGCAATTACTTAATTATAGCCGTACGTAATAAATGCCTGAATTATCTGGCTCTCAAACAACAAGAAGTGGAAATCCGCTTTTCTGCTATGGAACGGGTAGGAATCCAACTGCAAAATATCATTCCGGACAATCAACAACCTCTAGGTACATTGTTAGAGAAAGAACTGGAACATAAAATTCAGGAAGCAATTCAAAAACTCCCCCCTGTCTGCAAGCAGGTATTTATGATGAGCCGCTTCCGGGAAATGAGTTACGAAGAAATTTCCCAAGAACTTGGCATTTCCGTCAACACGGTTAAATATCACATTAAGAGCGCATTAGTAGTACTCAAAAGAGAACTCGGAACTTTTTTATGCATTTTTCTCGCTTTTTACCCTACCCTCTTATTCTAA
- a CDS encoding FecR family protein, translated as MDEQSLHTDTVNDWITGYLTNSLTPEEMQSLQEWLSASEENRKYFSDMQEVWIAASDETDDRSFNKERAYQLFLKQTEATTRQAINKRKAFQLRPWMYAAAMIIVVFICGTIAFQTGKSVIRNQLTQISIEAPYGSKTKLYLPDGTLVWLNAGSKMSYAQDFGINERALNLTGEAYFEVTKNKHIPFKVHTDELDVKVLGTKFNFRNYQDDLEAKVCLLEGKVALSTQQKETILHPDQQALLDKKTGKLLISSTKAAYSAEWTNDRLYFDEALLPDIVKELERSYNIKITIADAALNSVRFYGNFRRREQSIREIMDVLSSTDKMTYTIEGKNIVITLPE; from the coding sequence ATGGATGAACAATCACTACATACGGACACAGTCAACGATTGGATTACCGGATATCTGACAAATAGCCTGACACCGGAAGAAATGCAATCATTGCAAGAATGGCTGAGTGCTTCGGAAGAAAACAGAAAATATTTCTCCGATATGCAAGAAGTATGGATAGCCGCTTCGGACGAAACAGACGATAGGAGCTTCAACAAAGAAAGAGCTTATCAACTATTCTTGAAACAAACCGAAGCTACTACCCGACAAGCTATCAATAAACGCAAGGCTTTCCAACTTCGCCCGTGGATGTATGCTGCCGCGATGATTATCGTTGTCTTTATTTGCGGAACGATTGCTTTTCAGACAGGAAAGAGTGTTATCCGCAATCAGTTGACCCAGATCTCTATTGAAGCCCCGTATGGTTCAAAAACCAAATTATATCTTCCGGACGGAACGCTGGTCTGGCTCAATGCAGGTTCGAAGATGAGTTATGCGCAGGACTTCGGCATCAACGAACGGGCACTGAATCTGACTGGAGAAGCTTATTTCGAAGTAACCAAGAATAAACATATTCCTTTTAAAGTACATACTGATGAACTGGACGTAAAGGTATTAGGAACCAAATTCAATTTCAGAAATTATCAGGACGACCTGGAAGCGAAAGTTTGTTTGCTCGAAGGTAAAGTGGCTCTCAGCACCCAACAAAAGGAAACAATACTTCACCCGGACCAGCAAGCCCTATTAGATAAAAAGACCGGAAAATTATTGATTTCAAGTACAAAAGCTGCTTACAGTGCCGAATGGACAAACGACCGTCTCTATTTCGACGAAGCGTTGCTCCCCGATATTGTGAAGGAACTGGAAAGAAGCTACAATATAAAAATCACTATTGCAGACGCTGCGCTAAACTCCGTCCGTTTCTATGGTAACTTCCGCAGAAGGGAACAGAGTATCCGGGAAATTATGGATGTACTATCATCTACCGATAAAATGACTTATACCATTGAAGGAAAAAATATTGTGATCACACTTCCTGAATGA
- a CDS encoding hexokinase family protein, with protein MEKNIFKLDNEQLKEIARSFKEKVEEGLSTENAEIQCIPTFITPKTNGISGKSLVLDLGGTNYRVALVDFSKSTPAIHPNNGWKKDMSIMKSPGYTREELFKELADMIIGIKREEEMPIGYCFSYPAESTPDGDAKLLRWTKGVDIKEMIREFIGKPLLDYLNERNKIKFTNIKVLNDTVASLFAGLTDNGYDAYIGLIVGTGTNMATFIPADKIKKLNPADNIQGLIPVNLESGNFHPPFLTAVDNTVDVISGTSGKQRFEKAVSGMYLGDILKATFPLEEFEGKFDAQKLTAIMNYPDIYKDVYVQVAQWIYGRSAQLVAASLTGLIMLLKSYNKEIRKICLVAEGSLFWSEYRKGQDYNVIVAEKLRELFKLSGLEDVEVDIKSMNNANLIGTGIAALS; from the coding sequence ATGGAGAAGAATATTTTCAAGTTAGATAATGAGCAACTCAAAGAGATAGCACGTTCATTCAAAGAAAAAGTAGAAGAGGGATTGAGTACTGAAAATGCTGAGATACAATGTATTCCTACCTTCATCACGCCCAAAACAAATGGCATTAGCGGTAAGTCGCTGGTACTCGATTTAGGTGGAACCAACTATCGGGTGGCGCTCGTTGATTTCAGTAAATCGACACCTGCCATTCATCCAAACAATGGTTGGAAGAAAGATATGTCGATTATGAAATCACCCGGTTATACTCGTGAAGAGTTATTCAAAGAGTTGGCGGATATGATAATCGGAATAAAACGAGAGGAAGAAATGCCTATCGGCTATTGCTTTTCTTATCCGGCAGAATCCACGCCGGATGGAGATGCCAAATTGCTGCGTTGGACAAAGGGAGTTGACATTAAAGAGATGATTAGAGAATTCATAGGAAAGCCCCTACTCGACTATCTGAACGAAAGAAACAAAATCAAATTTACGAATATAAAAGTACTCAATGACACCGTAGCAAGTTTATTTGCGGGACTTACCGATAATGGTTACGATGCCTATATAGGTTTGATTGTAGGGACGGGTACTAATATGGCGACTTTTATTCCTGCCGACAAAATAAAAAAGCTGAATCCGGCAGATAATATTCAAGGATTGATTCCCGTCAACCTGGAATCCGGGAATTTCCATCCGCCATTCCTTACGGCCGTAGACAATACTGTTGATGTTATTTCCGGAACTTCGGGAAAACAACGTTTTGAGAAAGCGGTATCCGGCATGTATCTGGGGGATATTCTAAAGGCAACGTTCCCATTAGAAGAATTTGAAGGGAAATTTGACGCACAAAAACTTACCGCCATCATGAATTATCCGGATATTTATAAAGATGTATATGTACAGGTGGCACAATGGATTTATGGCAGGTCGGCACAGTTGGTGGCAGCTTCACTTACAGGACTTATCATGCTGTTGAAATCATATAATAAAGAGATACGGAAGATTTGTCTGGTTGCCGAAGGCAGCCTTTTTTGGAGCGAATACAGAAAAGGCCAGGATTATAACGTTATCGTTGCAGAGAAACTACGAGAACTTTTCAAGTTATCCGGCTTGGAAGATGTCGAAGTGGATATAAAAAGTATGAATAATGCGAATCTGATAGGAACAGGCATTGCGGCATTATCCTGA
- a CDS encoding glycoside hydrolase family 97 protein, with product MKKLKIFLFFCVVVCTFTTMRAQKQFTLNSPDGKLQTTVTIGEKLTYDITCNGRQILASSPISMTLDNGEVWGEKAKLSGTAKKSIDRMVPSPFYRASELRDCYNELTLRFKKDWNVEFRAYNDGIVYRFVSRSKKPFNVVDEAVDYRFPNDMIATVPYVKSGKDGDFNSQFFNSFENTYTTDKLSKLNKQRLMFLPLVVDAGEGVKLCLTESDLENYPGLYLSVAEGENSLKGTFAPYPKHTEQGGHNKLQMLVKEREAYIAKVDKPRNFPWRMAIVTTADKDLAASNLSYLLAAPSRLSDISWIKPGKVAWEWWNAWNLDGVDFVTGVNNATYKAYIDFAAAKGIEYVILDEGWAVNLKADLMQVVKEIDLKELVDYAASKNVGIILWAGYYAFDRDMENVCRHYAAMGVKGFKVDFMDRDDQEMTAFNYRAAEMCAKYKLILDLHGTHKPAGMNRTYPNVLNFEGVNGLEQMKWSPASLDQVKYDVMIPFIRQVSGPMDYTQGAMRNASKGNYYPCNSEPMSQGTRCRQLALYVVFESPFNMLCDNPGNYMREPESTDFIAGIPTVWDESIVLDGKMGEYIVTARRQGNVWYVGGITDWTARDIEVDCSFLGDDKTYNATLFKDGVNAHRIGRDYKRESLSIKKDGKLKIHLAPGGGFALQIK from the coding sequence ATGAAAAAACTGAAAATCTTCTTGTTCTTTTGTGTCGTCGTATGTACGTTTACTACGATGCGGGCGCAGAAACAATTTACTTTGAACTCTCCGGACGGGAAACTGCAAACAACGGTCACCATAGGTGAAAAACTGACTTATGACATCACCTGTAACGGACGGCAAATACTAGCTTCTTCTCCCATCTCGATGACATTGGACAATGGCGAAGTTTGGGGTGAGAAAGCGAAACTGTCCGGCACTGCTAAAAAGAGTATCGACCGGATGGTGCCTTCTCCTTTCTATCGTGCCAGTGAACTGAGAGATTGTTATAATGAGCTGACATTGCGGTTCAAGAAAGACTGGAATGTGGAATTTCGTGCATACAATGACGGTATCGTTTATCGTTTCGTCAGTCGGTCGAAGAAACCTTTCAATGTGGTTGATGAAGCGGTGGATTATCGTTTCCCGAATGACATGATAGCCACTGTTCCTTATGTGAAGAGTGGGAAAGACGGAGATTTTAATTCCCAGTTCTTCAACTCTTTTGAGAATACTTATACCACGGATAAACTGTCAAAACTAAATAAACAACGCTTGATGTTTCTGCCATTGGTAGTAGATGCCGGAGAAGGTGTCAAACTGTGTCTCACAGAATCCGATTTGGAAAATTATCCGGGACTTTACCTGTCCGTCGCCGAAGGAGAAAACAGCCTGAAAGGAACATTCGCTCCTTATCCCAAGCATACAGAGCAGGGGGGACATAATAAGCTCCAGATGCTGGTGAAAGAGCGCGAAGCCTATATTGCCAAAGTGGATAAACCCCGTAATTTCCCGTGGCGTATGGCTATTGTCACTACTGCGGACAAAGACCTTGCGGCAAGCAACCTCAGTTATCTTTTGGCAGCTCCTTCACGCCTGTCGGATATTTCGTGGATTAAACCCGGCAAGGTAGCTTGGGAATGGTGGAATGCCTGGAACTTGGATGGCGTTGATTTCGTCACAGGCGTAAATAATGCGACTTATAAAGCTTATATTGATTTTGCTGCGGCAAAAGGTATTGAATATGTGATACTTGACGAAGGTTGGGCGGTGAACTTGAAAGCAGATTTGATGCAGGTTGTGAAAGAGATTGATTTGAAAGAATTGGTCGACTATGCCGCTTCCAAAAATGTAGGTATTATCCTTTGGGCAGGTTATTATGCTTTCGACCGTGATATGGAGAATGTCTGCCGTCATTATGCCGCAATGGGAGTGAAAGGGTTCAAAGTCGATTTCATGGATCGTGACGATCAGGAAATGACTGCCTTCAATTATCGGGCTGCTGAGATGTGTGCTAAATATAAGTTGATTCTCGATTTGCACGGAACACACAAACCGGCAGGTATGAACCGCACTTATCCCAATGTATTGAACTTTGAGGGAGTGAATGGTTTGGAACAGATGAAATGGAGTCCGGCTTCGCTCGACCAGGTGAAGTATGATGTGATGATTCCTTTCATCCGCCAGGTTTCCGGCCCGATGGATTATACGCAGGGAGCTATGCGCAATGCGTCGAAAGGTAATTATTATCCTTGCAATTCGGAACCGATGAGCCAGGGCACACGTTGCCGCCAGTTGGCTTTGTATGTGGTCTTTGAGTCGCCTTTCAATATGTTGTGCGATAATCCGGGCAACTATATGCGCGAACCGGAATCGACAGATTTCATCGCCGGGATTCCTACTGTATGGGATGAGAGCATCGTTCTTGACGGTAAAATGGGAGAGTATATCGTGACTGCACGCCGGCAAGGAAATGTGTGGTATGTAGGTGGAATAACCGACTGGACTGCACGTGATATAGAAGTTGACTGCTCCTTCTTGGGGGATGATAAAACATATAACGCTACTTTGTTCAAAGACGGCGTAAATGCTCATCGTATCGGACGTGACTATAAACGTGAATCGCTTTCGATAAAGAAAGATGGTAAATTAAAGATTCACCTGGCACCCGGCGGTGGTTTTGCTCTTCAGATAAAATAA